The window CAACGCTTGAACAAGATAGGTGATTTTCCCTATTTTGCGTTCGGTTGTAATTGTCTGTTTTTTATCCATTAGAAAAACCTCCTTTTCCTGTATGGATAAACTATATTCGTCAAAAGGCAAAAACGGGCGGTTGTTAGCTGCAACCTCACGGGAGTTTCACCCCGGCCCATGCTTATGGGTGCGCCGCGCAATACTTTGAGGGTGTTCAACGCGGGAGTATCATTGTGCCGCCTTGTATGTCGTCGCCCACAAGCTGCTAAACCTGTTTTACGGCGCGGTAGTTCTCGCTCGGCTTTTCCCCTATGGGGAAAAGCTGTCATGGCGTACCCGCCGACTGGCTCGGTACAGACGGAATGTACCCGTTTGCCTGTTATGCTGCGCACCAAAGGCCGCTTTCTTTGTCAAAGAACAATAGGCTTTGTCGGCCTGCAAAAGCACATCAACAGCGGATATGCTTTTGCGGAACGACAAATAGCCCATAACGGGAAGCGTGGAAAGGGGACACGCTCCCCGCATGGGCTAAAAGATTATCCTACATGAAAAGCAAGGGTGCGGGTAATAAGGCGCACTTGCAGCCTGTTACGCATTTCCTCGTCCACATAGGAATAGGTATTGCCCGCGTCGTCTTTCAGCGTGCGGGTACAAAGTTTCGCTATGTAACCCTC of the Luxibacter massiliensis genome contains:
- a CDS encoding helix-turn-helix domain-containing protein, which codes for MMNTVRKSENLLPFPVISAAANGDTTAMCAILKHYEGYIAKLCTRTLKDDAGNTYSYVDEEMRNRLQVRLITRTLAFHVG